The genomic interval ACCTGCTTGATGAGAAAGTGGCCGAAACTGATGCCGCGCAGCCCCTGCTGGGCATTGGAGATGGAATAAAAGATGGCGGTGTCGGCCTCGCGGGGATCGGCCACCGGCGCCTGGGGATCGAGCAGTTCCTGAATGCTCGCCGACATGCCCGTGACCAGGGCCACCTCGATGAAAATCAGCGGCTCATCGGGCATGGCCGGATGAAAAAAGGCATAGCAGCGGCGATCCGATTCCAGGCGGTTGCGCAGATCCTCCCAGGAATGAATCTCATGCACCGCCTCGTAGGCGATAAGCTTTTCCAGCAGGGCCGCGGGCGACTCCCAGGTGATGCGGCGCAGGGCGAGAAAACCGATGTCGAACCAGGTCGCGAGCAACTGCCGCAGTTCCCGATCCAGGCTTTGCAGGCGCGCATCCTCACCGACCCATTCGAGCAATTCGGCGCGCAGGTCGATGAGGAACTTGACCCCCTGGGGCAGGGCGTTGAATTTGCCGAGCAGGCGCAGGCGCGGGGATTCCAGGGCGGAGCGCAACCGCTCCTCGGCGCGCAGGTAGGCGGCATCGTCGGCCGCTTCGCACAAGGCCGAGGCACTTTGGCAGAGCATCTTGCGATCGGCCGCAAAATCATGGGCGAGAATTTCGAGATAGCGGCGCCGACCCGTCGCGTCAAGCCCCAGATAGAGCCTGCCGAGGCGCGCCGCGCGCCCCAGGGCCGACACCTCGCCGCCGCGGGCGTCCAGGCATTGGCGCATCAGCTCCCGCAGGCGCTGCGCATCCTCCGGCGGCAGGGTGGGATCGAGTTCCAGTTTGTCGTCCTCGAAAAAAGGCGCCGCCATGCCGCGCCACAAGCGGTTGAGATTGTCGAGGGCATCGCGAAAAACCTGAGCGGCAGGCACGGCGGGCGTCCTCCTGATTGCGATTGAACAGGGCCAGGCCAAGGGGGGTCGGCATCAACCTTGCTTAACCATACCGCGCAAGGCCGACCCACGGCAAAAAGTCATCATACCGGCACCCCTTCATGAAAACAAGGATGATGTATACACCGATTTTTCTCGAAAACAGGCGACAAAACCTTTCCGGTCAGGTTATAATTCCCCCCATCTGTGCCCGCATGGCACCGGCATGGGGGGAATTGAGGGTGGCGATTTTTCCCCGACTGGTTTATAGTCCCCGAGAATCTTTCTTGCCCTCGAGGTTTTTTTCTTGAAGAACCGCGCGCCTTGGGCGTTGACAGTTTATTTCGGCTTTTTCCTGCTGCTGCTGGTGTGGGGGCGTCTGCCCGAGGAGCAGGCACCCTGCGGCAATGCCGGCCTGCGCATGCTCGGCTCCACCAGCTACCAGAGCATCGCCGAGCGTTTGCCGAGTCCCTTCTGCCCGGCCTGCAACGATCCGCGCCAGGGCGCGGGAGCCGCGGCCGTACCCCTGTCCGCCTCCTCCGGCACGCCTTATCCCGACGGCAAAAACACCGGCGTCTTCCATATCGCCCATCTGCCCCGCCCCAGCTTCGTGAAGAGCGGCGCCGGCAGTCGCATTCATCCCTTTCCCCCCCTGCCCGATACGCGGCTGGCCTCGCTGCGCACCGTCGTGCTGCTGAATTGAGAACCACTCCCCGAAATCGCGCTTTCTCGAACAGCCCGCCGCATCGGCCCCGTCCTGTCCCCCTCGGGTTCGACCGTCGTCGCGCCTGTTCTTGTCCCCCATACATTTTTTTCCGGAGAAGACCATCTTGACTACCAATAAGCGCTCATTTCTGGACGCCCTCTGGGATTTCTGCTGTTCGCTGAAATTGACCATCTTCACCCTCATCCTGCTCGCCGCGACCTCGGTCATCGGCACCGTCATCCAGCAGGGCCGCTCCCCCGAGGAATATCTGCGCGTCTACGGGGAAAACACCTATCGCATCTTCGAGAAGCTCGGCTTCTTCGACATGTATCACTCCTGGTGGTTTCTCGGCCTGCTGACGCTGTTCGCCGTCAACCTCACCGCCTGCTCCATCAAGCGTCTGCCCCGGGTGTGGAAAACCGTGCGCAATCCGGTGCTCACTCCCGACGACGGGCTCTACCGCACCCTCTCCAACATGGAAGAGATGGTCAGCAAGGAAAGCCCCGAAACACTCAAGGGCAAGATCGCCGAATTTCTCAAAACCAACTTCGCGGCGGCGCGCGTCACCGAAGCCGACGGCAAGACGCATTTCTACGCCGAGAAAATGGCCTGGGCGCGCTTCGGCGTGTACGTGACCCACGCCTCGATCCTGATCGTCTTCGTCGGCGCCATCATCGGCAACGTCTTCGGCTACAAGGCTTACGTCAACATCGTCGAGGGCACCGAAACCAGCCGCGTGTGGAAGCGCGGCGGCAGTCAGCCCACGCCCATCGACCTGGGATTCACGGTGCGCTGCGACAAATTCTCCGTCACCTACTACGAGGGCACCATGCGGCCCAAGCTCTACAAGAGCCTGATCACCGTCATCGACGACGGCGTGGAGGTGAAAAAGGACCGCGAGGTCATCGTCAACGATCCCCTCAAGTACAAGGGCATCGTCTTCTACCAGTCGAGCTACGGCCCGGCGGGCGATCCGAGCTTCGTGCTCAGCGTCACCGAGCGCGCCACGGGACAAAGCCAGACCTACAACCTGCGTCAGGGCCAACCGGGCCGCCTGGCCAACGGCCTGCCGTTCCGCGTCGCCAATTTCTCCGAGAACTTCCAGAATTTCGGCCCGGCGGTACGCATCGAGATCATGCCCCCCGGCGAGCCGGTGCGCGCCTTCACCGTGCTCAAGAATT from Geoalkalibacter sp. carries:
- a CDS encoding malonyl-CoA decarboxylase — protein: MPAAQVFRDALDNLNRLWRGMAAPFFEDDKLELDPTLPPEDAQRLRELMRQCLDARGGEVSALGRAARLGRLYLGLDATGRRRYLEILAHDFAADRKMLCQSASALCEAADDAAYLRAEERLRSALESPRLRLLGKFNALPQGVKFLIDLRAELLEWVGEDARLQSLDRELRQLLATWFDIGFLALRRITWESPAALLEKLIAYEAVHEIHSWEDLRNRLESDRRCYAFFHPAMPDEPLIFIEVALVTGMSASIQELLDPQAPVADPREADTAIFYSISNAQQGLRGISFGHFLIKQVVDDLRHDLPNLKNFATLSPIPGFGGWLGKQLAQAAEAPQILRLRTALEQAAKALGTPAELAAVLGAVGWWEDEPLAQSLRDPLEALCLQYFHERRADGFPLDPVERFHLGNGARIERLNWLGDISPKGMRQSCGLMVNYLYALAEIEKNHEAFAAEKRIVVSRRLRTQIEALAGDKTSPLRRLWKGRG
- the resB gene encoding cytochrome c biogenesis protein ResB, with translation MTTNKRSFLDALWDFCCSLKLTIFTLILLAATSVIGTVIQQGRSPEEYLRVYGENTYRIFEKLGFFDMYHSWWFLGLLTLFAVNLTACSIKRLPRVWKTVRNPVLTPDDGLYRTLSNMEEMVSKESPETLKGKIAEFLKTNFAAARVTEADGKTHFYAEKMAWARFGVYVTHASILIVFVGAIIGNVFGYKAYVNIVEGTETSRVWKRGGSQPTPIDLGFTVRCDKFSVTYYEGTMRPKLYKSLITVIDDGVEVKKDREVIVNDPLKYKGIVFYQSSYGPAGDPSFVLSVTERATGQSQTYNLRQGQPGRLANGLPFRVANFSENFQNFGPAVRIEIMPPGEPVRAFTVLKNFPQFDAQRGDDFIFSLDDYQQRQYTGLQVAKDPGVWVVWIGCILMMVGSIIAFFMSHRRIWVTLVPLDGGKTGIKLGGAAHRNQAAFEMAFDDFKKNLKQELNS